AGTTATTAAATAGTCTTtctaaattccctaatttatttcggattctttccaaatttcctaataaaAACTTTGGGTatcaattccctaatttatctcaaagtatttctataattatctttccacctatcaatcccaacaaaaatttataatttatctctTCCTTTTTTTAATCACACTCCAATCCCAAACAATATTAAACAGTAATATTATCCTACATCCCCAGTTCATCTTCTCAATTCATCAGATTCTGCTTTACTCGGTCTTCAAAAGAAATTTGGAAAAAACGtatcaaaatcttccaatttcaagaATTTATGCGCTAAACCTCGTTAAATGATgtgattttcaaatttggtttttcatttAACTATTATCATGCTTTGTATCGTAAagagcataaaatctattagaactattccataatttattaaatttaagaaatttacttctagaaatgctcatagacattattttgtataagaaattggatacttaaagcaatataaaatgtttttattagatatttTGTTAACAAGAAATGTGTCATTTTTAAGTAATCTTCTTTTAtacaattattttttcatttccACTTATTTATTAGGGTCCATTTGGTAATTCGTCCCGGACctctaaaatctcaggatcggccCTAGCTATATATATCCCAACGTCAGGACCTCCAAGTTGGGGAAGAAAGCCTGCAGAAAAAGTGACTTGATTCATGAAttctctttttttccttttaagttagaaaaataataattcagAAAGCTAATAATATAGGAAATGTCCAAAAATTACGTGAGCTTACTCTTTTGTCAAAAAATGGCAATGGAGCTTGGAGCTCATCcaggggcggatctaggagggtaagggagggtctcccgaccctccggAACACCCTTGACGAATAGTGGTTCAGTCCCGAGAAGCCCctccaaaatagttaaaattaatacttataatgtagaatgtaattatataacataaaactaagtttgcatagttggttgtAATGATAATTAAAGGTATCTCTGCATCCATGTGGTCTTGTGCTCGAATCTCCTTCTCTtcactttttatctcattttaatttttttcattaaacttcattctcctttaaaaatatcatttttaatcattattaacctcattctcctttattatttttaattatattttttagttacaaaattcatgaccgagaaaacaagttgatgaataatttctccaattgaccaaacttgtcaacgttagggataaaattgctcttggctgccaatattaagggtaaaattgcaccattttatacgttagaggtaaaattattcttaggtgtaaacattagagtatttttgcaccttatccttcatattgaatctcagttgttttgtaccttaatttttccaattatgatcaaatttacccttatattatcaaaaatttgaaaatttcgatttgactactatgaatcaaagccttaagtcgttattaaaaaaaaaaatcttcatgcaATTGAGACCCTCCGGACCTTGagctctggctccgccactgagcTCATCCTCCTCAGAAACAATTCCCTTTGTTCTTTGATAACTTTCCAACTGGGATGGGATAAGTTCCTTCACTTTGGAGCAAAATCCTCGAGACATTGGTAGACATCTTAATGTCAGGAAGCGTAATTGGGGAAAATCAGCCACTTGAGCTTCGTTATCGTTGACTTCACTTTCACCAGAAACTCTCTCTTCCATGCCATTACAGTTGCTTACTTCCAATTCTTGAAGCTGCGAAAGGTTTCTAACCATGGAGAAGGACAACAAATTCTTCAACTTATTGCAATGTTCGACTTTCAGCGTTCTTAATTTGCTGAACGAGCAGGCTGTGAGTTGACAATTACAAATATTCCACAAACCAAAAACTAAGTCTGTTACCAGTTTGCTCAAAACACTAGAAGGttgttagagagagaagagttggAAAGAGAAATGGAAAGACAGATGCAGAAAATGAAGGGAGAGAGAGAGTTGGTTTActttttttcaatttggaaaggacgagggtattttagtaatttcatattaggggtgtgaatttttttacttttaaagtgGTCAAAATGCTGACATGACAACATTGACTTTCGTTGatcggtcatttttaccggctgtacattttagtgggaggtcaccagaaAATTGTACACTTTACTGTGAAAACAGGTAaagattgtacaccacgtatgcaatttacccaaaaataatgtTCTGTAGCAACGTTGGAGACAGAGAAATAGTTGGGGGACCCAACTCTCAATCCCAAAATGTCAAATTGGGCAGAGATGGACGCCAAAAATATTGTGTGAGTGGGACATTGCTTGGCCAATGGACAAAAGCATGGGTCGTCCCGTGTGAATTCTTTCCTGCGCGTCCTGTCTTCTTGTagccatatttttttttggagagTCGCTGGATTGAACAACTCACCCAATCCTAGCGATACCAATTTTTGCATCTCTAGTGGTTGGAGGTGTTTGATTAATTACAGATTAGTCCTTCCATCCCACCACTAAAGATGCTCTGAGAGAAGTGTGTATGGATGATGACACACACCACCGTTTTGAATAGGAGAACAATTAGCCATGCCTAAACCGCATGCCCAATCTAAATTAAAACAGCTATATATCAAAAGGAaatgaaataattaaaaaaaaaaaaagttgtgtTAGTAAGTAGGAATAATAATGGTTGCAGAACAAACTTGAGCAGAAAGGAGCAGTCTCCAAGCTGTGAGGCAGTAACCATAACAATAAAAGAGCAATTCCTatgaaaaagaaatgaaaataaaaaataagaagacAAGAccaattaaactaattaaaatgctACAAGTTGATATAATATGAAATGTGAACCTATAGtacataaaaacaataaaaatgagTATGGTGATGAACAAATTAAACAACATAAAAGGAAAACATAACATACCAACCAGCAGGAAAAGTCACAAATGAAATAATTGTATTTTCCTTTTCAACTAATGTGAAAGAGAGATATTTTATTCACAAGAAATTTTTCATTTGCTTTAatatattggtttattttcagACATTATTAACAACGCCCTCCATAAGTTATGAATTCGATTATTTTCACTACACATTTGCGGCATATTATTACTAGTCGATAATAGATCAAATACATATGTATATACatgcaaaaagaaaataaattacatcgtgttagaaaaaaaaatgaaaatttgaaGATCTCCTTGAGCTTAAAAGTATTACTTCTTTCAATCTATTATGAAATTGcaaaacacattttttttttctttttgaaccAATTAATAtgcaactattttttttttttgataaattgcACTTATAGCCATTGAATTTAGATCTTTTtcacggtatgaccactgaacttcaaaacgtaacataaagtttagtgacttttatgttacgttttgaagtttagtagtCATACCGTGAAAATTAGcaaaagtttagtggccatggtgtaatttaccctatactttttttattaaaatatattatgaaAAGTCtatgaaataaattttttttttatatgggaCCATGTTTTCGATTTCCAAAACCACAATTTTAGTAGATTTTTGTCTTTAATAACTATTTTTTTCCTAACCAAAACAACTAAATGccataaaaaaaaagtcaatgaATTAAAATGATTAACATATAATCTCAATAGAAAGTATAGGAGCACTATGTGTCTTCTATGTCAAATGAAGGACCATGTAACATACGCTCAAAATTTGTATGCAGTCCTCCATTTAATATGATATTGGAGTGTTCCGAAATTAAAATACTATATGTTAGTAAAAGATAAATGTTAGTGATTTTTATGTTGGATTTTAACATTAGTAAAGATAAAGTTGAGTGTCATGATTGTAATTTACCGTACAAGTTTCCGTTGAATCCATAAAGAAAAGGGATAAGGTATGAAATGCCTTTGTCATTGTCTGTCAAGAGCAATTTAATCTTTAACGTCTTAAATGATACGATTGAAGATCTAATATTGGaaagtttaattaattttatatattatttacaaAACTCTTTTGTTATCTTCACCACACATTTGCGGCATATTATCACTAGTCAGTAATACATCAAATACATGTATGTacatgtaaaaaataataaaaaaaaataataaaatgatgtttataaatttgcttaaagtaaTATAATCGGGGATAAGATAAGAATTTGTAATGGTTTTCATAGAATGAAACATAGAATTGGATAGACAATATTTCTACTCCTATTTCTATTGTAACTGGAAgacaaataaataattaattaatacttGTTTAAATTGATAAATAAAATACTATTACTACTAGAAATACGATTTACTTACCATTAAGTACATTCGGATAAGAGGTGTAGAAATTGATTGAAACAATATTATCTATTTCTACGAGTAATTCTAAGTATAATTCCTATTACTGGTCGGAATTGAAAATACGATTTCCTCTTAAACCCAACACTATAAATATGCATCACAACAACATACTTGTTAATACATCAATTATTCAATCGGATACTTATAGTTAATATGGCTCATCCTGTTTTATCAACTGTCTCCGGTAAATCCAATTCCAAAGATTATGCTGCTAATCTTACTTGGTATGTCTTATTTACTTGTGTGGTCGGTGCTATGGGTGGTTTGATCTTCGGATACGATATCGGTATCTCCGGTGGAGTTACTTCTATGCCTTCCTTTTTGCATCAATTCTTCCCATCCGTTTATCGGAAGCAACTATTGGATACCTCTGCCAATCAGTATTGCACTTTCAATAATGCAACACTCACCATGTTTACATCCTCCTTGTACTTGGCTGCCCTCGTTTCATCCCTTTTTGCTTCCTTGGTAACAAAGATGCTCGGTCGTAAGTTTTCTATGTTTCTTGGAGGATTAATCTTTTTGGCTGGAGCTGCTTTGAATGGCTTTGCTCATGCTACTTGGCATCTTATTGTCGGCCGTCTTTTGTTGGGTCTCGGGATTGGATTCTCAGTTCAGGTATAACTAACTAATTACAGATATATATCTATAGTATTTTGTTAGATTTTGTTATTGATTCATTATTTGGTTTCCAATGTATATGCAGTCTGTTCCTCTCTATTTATCAGAGATGGCTCCCTACAAGTGGCGAGGGTTTCTCAACATTCTGTTTCAGCTGCTAATAACAGTTGGTATCCTATGGGCTAACACCATCAATTATTTTATGCCTAAACTACATGGAAGCCAAGGTTGGCGTTATAGTCTGGGAATCGCAATGGCTCCTGCTCTAGTCATAGTTATCTCGGCAGGCTTCCTTCCGAATACACCTAATTCCATACTTGAGAAAGCCacaaaagaagaagataaagaaAAGGCCAAACAGGAAGCCAGACGCGTTCTGAGGCGTATTCGCGGAGCTTCCGATGCCGAAATAGAGGCTGAATTTCAGGACATAGTGGCAGCAAGCGAACAAGCTAAGGAGATGGAACATCCATGGAGGaatatcaacaacaacaacaacaaagccttagtcccgaaatgattcggggtcggctaacatgaaccatcatataaaaccgtgaaaatcaagtcgtgtcagcgacacagattcgctccctccactccgtcctatccactaccatattttcctcaattcccaataaactcatatcactctcgatcaccctcctccaagtttgcttaggtcttcccctacccctcaccactacatccctttgccactcttcggttctcctaaccggcgcatcaagcgctctacgtctcacatggccaaaccaccttagtcggttttctctcattttattctcaatagatgtaacccctacttttgtcctaattatttcattacgcacccggtcctttctcgtgtgaccacacatccatctcaacatacgcatctccgccaccgacatcttatggatgtggcagtatttcactgcccaacactccgtaccatataacaatgctggtctaattgccgtccggtagaattttcccttcaatctattaggcatgccgggatcacaaaggaaacccgtagcactcttccacttcgaccaaccagctttaatcctatgggcaacatctccatctacttctccatccgtttggataatagatcctaaataccggaagcaatccgaggcctgaacaactctcccatctagggtgattgtccctgcctccctactcctacggccgctaaacttacact
The window above is part of the Euphorbia lathyris chromosome 3, ddEupLath1.1, whole genome shotgun sequence genome. Proteins encoded here:
- the LOC136222447 gene encoding sugar carrier protein C-like, whose amino-acid sequence is MAHPVLSTVSGKSNSKDYAANLTWYVLFTCVVGAMGGLIFGYDIGISGGVTSMPSFLHQFFPSVYRKQLLDTSANQYCTFNNATLTMFTSSLYLAALVSSLFASLVTKMLGRKFSMFLGGLIFLAGAALNGFAHATWHLIVGRLLLGLGIGFSVQSVPLYLSEMAPYKWRGFLNILFQLLITVGILWANTINYFMPKLHGSQGWRYSLGIAMAPALVIVISAGFLPNTPNSILEKATKEEDKEKAKQEARRVLRRIRGASDAEIEAEFQDIVAASEQAKEMEHPWRNINNNNNKRKYRPHLVMAILIPALQQLTGINVVMFYAPVLFKSLGFGDSASLLSAVITGAVNFVATLVSMWVTDKHGRRVLFLEGGLQMFIFQGLLAGFIGYKFGLSGVVSDLPVGYAVLIVVFICFFVAGFAWSWGPLGWLVPSEIFPLEIRSAAQSIVSAVNMLFTFLIAQLFLFLLCKLKFGLFILFAFFVAIMTAFIYWFLPETKNIPIEEMSQIWINHWYWKRFVVLEDH